The following are encoded in a window of Psychrobacter sp. P11F6 genomic DNA:
- a CDS encoding energy transducer TonB, producing MSSTDLDAPPLKLILAAIIIVVGLHVLTAVALVAIKTPEIKVEPKKDTPPIEIEMMTLPVKTVIPEVEEVQEVTPKKAAPKTESKPEPKKPAPSKPKVAPVVKAKQNIPEKPVVKAKKADIAPVVKVEKKKPDIIKKEVSKKPIVESKVDTSMADSQREAEERRKMLAAESQKAAQEAHDRAVQDAKKIADAKAAREAQAEANARKAAEDKAAKDAAQKAAAAASNEPVSFTASAADWASAPNFSFPTRAARRASSGDTFKVVLILRVNKQGGIDSARVAQSSGNSIVDKEAQRQVSSGKFRPFTKNGVPVVGNVTLPVTYNVP from the coding sequence TTGATACTCGCAGCTATTATTATAGTGGTGGGCTTGCACGTGCTGACGGCAGTTGCATTGGTGGCGATCAAGACGCCTGAGATAAAAGTTGAACCAAAAAAAGACACACCACCTATCGAGATAGAGATGATGACGTTACCTGTCAAAACGGTCATCCCTGAAGTAGAAGAAGTTCAGGAAGTAACGCCCAAAAAAGCAGCGCCTAAAACAGAGTCAAAACCTGAACCTAAAAAACCGGCACCGTCAAAACCTAAAGTAGCTCCAGTAGTGAAGGCTAAGCAAAATATACCAGAAAAACCGGTGGTAAAAGCCAAAAAGGCTGATATAGCACCTGTCGTAAAAGTAGAAAAAAAGAAGCCGGATATTATTAAAAAAGAGGTGTCGAAAAAGCCAATAGTAGAATCGAAAGTCGATACCTCAATGGCTGATAGTCAACGTGAAGCTGAAGAACGACGTAAAATGCTAGCAGCAGAATCACAAAAGGCCGCTCAAGAAGCCCATGATAGAGCAGTGCAAGACGCTAAGAAAATAGCCGATGCCAAGGCTGCCCGAGAGGCTCAAGCCGAAGCGAATGCCAGAAAAGCAGCAGAAGACAAAGCGGCTAAAGATGCCGCGCAAAAAGCAGCAGCCGCTGCAAGTAATGAACCCGTGAGCTTTACTGCTAGTGCTGCAGACTGGGCATCAGCGCCAAACTTTAGCTTTCCTACTCGAGCCGCTCGTAGAGCATCTTCGGGTGATACATTCAAAGTGGTATTGATATTAAGAGTGAATAAGCAGGGCGGTATTGATAGTGCCCGCGTTGCTCAATCTTCAGGCAATTCAATAGTAGATAAAGAGGCGCAGCGTCAAGTAAGCTCTGGAAAATTCAGACCTTTTACTAAAAATGGCGTGCCAGTCGTCGGTAATGTGACATTACCTGTTACTTATAATGTGCCATAA
- a CDS encoding MotA/TolQ/ExbB proton channel family protein, which produces MDFMQYWQISDMVTKTLFFLLLALSILSWVTGIIRVLQSRKLAANVAEDLSQQLQVKQAEMIAADATTRRLVTEQILLKHIGRYRFASERGLPILGTTAAIAPFIGLFGTVWGIFHALHNIGMSGQAGLGQVAGPVGEALIMTGLGIAVAIPAVVFYNLAVRINRRVMYHANDRAHDLLARSAEMVVTQQPLTDSKSTVTQDSLAKGMHSNTADAQQVTHYHNSAASQP; this is translated from the coding sequence ATGGACTTTATGCAATACTGGCAAATCAGCGACATGGTGACAAAAACGTTGTTCTTTTTGTTGCTTGCTTTATCTATTCTTTCTTGGGTGACAGGCATCATTCGTGTGCTACAAAGCCGCAAATTGGCCGCCAATGTTGCAGAGGATTTGAGTCAGCAGCTTCAAGTAAAACAGGCTGAGATGATAGCAGCAGATGCCACTACTCGCCGTTTGGTTACTGAGCAGATCTTACTCAAGCATATTGGTCGTTACCGTTTTGCCAGTGAGCGCGGCTTACCTATTCTTGGGACGACAGCCGCAATTGCGCCATTTATCGGTTTGTTTGGGACGGTATGGGGAATTTTTCATGCGCTGCATAATATTGGCATGAGTGGGCAAGCAGGCTTGGGACAAGTGGCAGGGCCAGTCGGTGAAGCACTTATCATGACAGGTTTGGGAATCGCCGTGGCGATTCCAGCCGTGGTGTTTTATAACCTTGCAGTGCGTATCAATCGCCGTGTGATGTATCACGCCAACGATAGAGCGCATGACTTATTGGCACGTTCTGCCGAAATGGTCGTTACCCAGCAGCCGTTAACGGACAGCAAATCGACTGTTACCCAAGATTCGTTAGCAAAGGGTATGCACTCAAACACAGCAGATGCTCAGCAAGTGACTCATTATCATAATTCAGCCGCGTCGCAGCCTTAA
- the topA gene encoding type I DNA topoisomerase: protein MAKTATKKSPAPAAGNPKGSPKGKSLVIVESPAKAKTINKYLGDDFIVRSSIGHVRDLPVGASKSAKKPTTTKKDDSLSKEEKTQQALVRRMGVDPEHDWAAVYEVLPNKTKVIKELKALAKDADKIYLATDMDREGEAIAWHLKEVIGGADSKYERVVFNEITKSAIQNAFKQPSKLDIDRVNAQQARRFLDRVVGFMVSPLLWQKVARGLSAGRVQSVAMRLVVEREHEIRAFIPEEYWQIHADTHVANSKKDAEQIAIRLEATKQGGKTLKLINKEQTDKVLEILNSSDFIVKEREEKPTQSRPSAPFITSTLQQAASTRLGFSVKKTMILAQRLYEAGHITYMRTDSTFLSGDALAAVRGYIEDSYGAKYVPEKPNFYGNKQGAQEAHEAIRPSNVNMKSTQLKGVERDAIRLYELIWRQFVACQMLPAKYLSVNLFVAANDVELKARGRTLVFDGYTKVMPPAKTDDTLLPDVKKGDKLILDKLDPSQHFTKPPPRYTEASLVKELEKKGIGRPSTYASIISTIQDRGYVKLENKRLFAEKMGDIVTDRLTASFPDLMDYTFTAALEDKLDHVAEGDTDWKDVLDNFYGDFKTTLDRAKEKDGMRPNDPTDVPDVHCDLCDRPMQLRTGSTGVFLGCTGYNLPPKERCKGTKNLMPVEAFANLDEAEGDDEAAEVRDLMEKKRCPKCSTAMNGYIVDGGLKLHVCGNNPDCDGYVLEEGKFEVPGSDSPTIDCNKCDGQMELKTGRFGPYFACQQCDNTRKVLKTGEAAPPRMDPIHLPELKSTKHDDYFILREGAAGMFLAASKFPKVRETRAPKLAELREIKDKMEDKFQYLFEGPDEDPDGNPTILRWSRKKKEQYIGSEKNGKATRWGVYWRNGKWVEE from the coding sequence ATGGCAAAAACCGCAACCAAAAAAAGTCCAGCGCCCGCTGCTGGTAATCCCAAAGGCAGTCCAAAGGGCAAGTCTTTGGTGATTGTAGAATCACCTGCCAAGGCAAAAACAATCAATAAATACCTTGGCGATGACTTTATCGTGCGCTCCAGTATTGGTCATGTCCGTGATCTACCGGTTGGCGCAAGCAAAAGTGCAAAAAAACCAACAACGACTAAAAAAGATGACAGTCTAAGCAAAGAAGAAAAAACCCAGCAAGCCTTGGTACGGCGCATGGGCGTCGATCCAGAACATGACTGGGCAGCAGTTTATGAAGTATTACCAAATAAAACTAAGGTCATTAAAGAGCTTAAAGCTTTAGCCAAAGACGCTGACAAAATCTATCTGGCAACGGATATGGATAGAGAGGGGGAGGCGATTGCGTGGCATCTTAAAGAAGTCATCGGCGGCGCTGACAGTAAGTATGAGCGTGTGGTTTTTAACGAGATTACCAAATCTGCCATTCAAAATGCCTTTAAGCAGCCCTCCAAACTTGATATCGATCGTGTCAATGCCCAACAAGCGCGGCGCTTTTTAGACCGTGTCGTTGGCTTCATGGTATCGCCGCTGCTGTGGCAAAAGGTTGCTCGCGGTCTCTCTGCAGGTCGCGTCCAGTCCGTTGCTATGCGTCTGGTCGTAGAAAGAGAACATGAAATTCGCGCCTTTATCCCAGAAGAGTATTGGCAAATTCATGCCGATACTCACGTTGCCAATAGCAAAAAGGACGCTGAGCAAATTGCGATTCGCTTAGAGGCGACCAAGCAAGGCGGCAAAACGCTTAAGCTCATCAATAAAGAGCAGACAGATAAAGTCTTAGAAATTCTTAACTCAAGTGACTTTATCGTCAAAGAGCGTGAAGAGAAGCCAACGCAGTCGCGTCCGAGTGCGCCATTTATCACCTCGACATTGCAGCAAGCAGCCAGCACACGATTGGGCTTTTCAGTTAAAAAGACCATGATTTTGGCACAGCGCTTATATGAAGCGGGTCATATTACTTATATGCGTACCGATTCGACTTTCTTATCTGGTGATGCACTTGCTGCGGTACGTGGCTATATTGAAGATAGCTATGGCGCAAAATACGTACCAGAAAAGCCAAATTTCTACGGCAACAAACAAGGCGCACAAGAGGCGCATGAGGCGATTCGTCCATCTAATGTCAATATGAAGTCAACGCAGCTTAAAGGGGTTGAGCGTGATGCCATCCGCCTGTACGAGCTGATTTGGCGTCAGTTTGTCGCTTGTCAGATGCTGCCAGCAAAATACTTGTCAGTGAATCTATTCGTCGCTGCCAATGATGTCGAGTTAAAAGCACGTGGTCGTACGTTAGTATTTGATGGTTACACCAAGGTTATGCCACCAGCGAAGACTGACGATACTTTGCTTCCGGATGTCAAAAAAGGCGATAAACTAATACTAGATAAGCTCGATCCGAGTCAACATTTCACCAAGCCGCCACCGCGCTATACCGAGGCAAGTTTGGTGAAAGAGCTTGAGAAAAAAGGCATCGGTCGTCCATCGACGTATGCGTCTATCATCTCGACCATTCAAGATCGCGGCTATGTGAAGCTTGAGAACAAGCGCCTGTTTGCTGAAAAAATGGGTGATATCGTCACCGACAGACTAACCGCAAGCTTCCCAGATTTGATGGATTATACCTTTACCGCCGCGCTAGAGGACAAGCTTGACCATGTCGCAGAAGGTGATACAGATTGGAAAGATGTCCTCGATAATTTCTATGGCGACTTCAAAACAACGCTTGATCGCGCCAAAGAAAAAGACGGCATGCGTCCAAATGATCCAACTGACGTACCAGACGTGCATTGCGATCTTTGCGATCGTCCAATGCAATTACGTACTGGCTCAACGGGTGTATTCTTAGGGTGTACTGGCTATAATTTACCGCCAAAAGAGCGCTGTAAAGGCACTAAGAATTTAATGCCCGTCGAAGCTTTTGCCAATCTTGATGAGGCAGAAGGTGATGATGAAGCGGCAGAAGTTCGCGATTTGATGGAGAAAAAGCGTTGCCCGAAATGTAGCACGGCAATGAATGGTTATATCGTCGATGGCGGTCTGAAACTGCATGTGTGTGGTAACAATCCTGATTGTGATGGTTATGTCTTAGAAGAAGGCAAGTTCGAAGTGCCTGGCTCTGATTCTCCAACCATTGACTGTAATAAGTGCGATGGACAAATGGAGCTAAAGACGGGACGTTTTGGTCCTTACTTCGCTTGTCAGCAATGTGATAATACGCGTAAAGTGCTAAAAACAGGCGAAGCCGCACCGCCGCGCATGGATCCTATTCATCTGCCAGAGCTGAAATCAACCAAGCACGATGATTACTTTATCTTGCGTGAAGGGGCAGCTGGGATGTTCTTGGCGGCGTCTAAATTCCCGAAAGTACGCGAGACACGTGCACCAAAGCTGGCTGAGCTACGCGAAATCAAAGATAAAATGGAAGATAAATTCCAGTATCTGTTTGAAGGTCCAGATGAAGATCCAGATGGTAATCCAACCATTCTACGCTGGTCACGTAAGAAGAAAGAGCAATATATCGGCTCTGAGAAAAACGGTAAGGCCACACGTTGGGGTGTGTATTGGCGTAATGGCAAGTGGGTAGAGGAGTAA
- a CDS encoding DUF2799 domain-containing protein, producing MSKTGLTLSLVGAALFTLSGCATTQNLTPQQCQESNWQEVGYADGLQGRSGAYFGHYADSCAKVGGPMPNRIQWEQGRQQGLKSYCTELNAYKLGREGYDWQPVCPLEGIEKLEEAYAEGRYYYIRQRDLDYLRSPYPFGYGPGRFGYGYHPFGYGW from the coding sequence ATGAGTAAAACTGGGCTTACCCTCTCGCTAGTAGGCGCTGCCTTATTTACCCTATCAGGCTGTGCAACGACGCAAAATCTCACCCCGCAGCAATGTCAGGAAAGCAACTGGCAAGAAGTCGGCTATGCTGATGGCTTGCAAGGGCGTTCAGGTGCTTATTTTGGTCACTATGCCGATAGCTGCGCAAAGGTAGGTGGTCCCATGCCCAACCGCATACAATGGGAGCAAGGGCGACAGCAAGGTCTCAAAAGCTACTGCACCGAGCTTAATGCTTATAAACTTGGTCGCGAAGGCTACGACTGGCAGCCCGTTTGTCCGCTCGAAGGCATCGAAAAGCTAGAAGAAGCTTACGCGGAAGGACGTTACTACTATATCCGCCAACGTGATCTCGATTACCTACGTTCGCCTTATCCGTTTGGCTACGGGCCTGGGCGCTTTGGTTACGGCTATCATCCCTTTGGCTATGGCTGGTAA
- a CDS encoding ExbD/TolR family protein codes for MAFQLGDDDSQSMSEMNLIPLIDIMLVLMIIFLLTATVLNPTVPLELPKTSAALNEAPPEAIQISIDKDAGIFWDSDAISMEELEARLQQQSAGGKDPSVQLRADKDSKYDTVAQVLAAASQAGLTKIAFVNE; via the coding sequence ATGGCATTTCAATTGGGTGATGATGACAGTCAAAGCATGAGTGAGATGAACCTCATTCCGCTTATCGACATCATGCTGGTATTGATGATTATATTTCTATTGACGGCGACCGTACTGAATCCGACAGTGCCACTAGAGTTACCGAAGACCAGCGCTGCGTTAAATGAGGCGCCACCAGAGGCTATTCAAATTAGCATCGATAAAGACGCAGGGATATTTTGGGACAGCGATGCGATTAGCATGGAGGAGTTAGAGGCACGGTTACAGCAGCAAAGTGCTGGAGGTAAAGACCCTTCTGTACAATTGCGTGCTGACAAAGACAGTAAGTATGACACGGTCGCTCAAGTACTAGCCGCTGCCAGTCAAGCAGGACTTACAAAGATAGCCTTTGTCAATGAATAA